The following proteins are co-located in the Toxotes jaculatrix isolate fToxJac2 chromosome 9, fToxJac2.pri, whole genome shotgun sequence genome:
- the trip12 gene encoding E3 ubiquitin-protein ligase TRIP12 isoform X1 has product MSNRPNSNPGGSLRRSQRNTAAAQPQDHTVAGRLQSEQVKHKANSPPESRRPNSKASKATASTATGQSRGHSSRRSGLTLSVASFVLQDDPEAAGTSEQERPGHQSKSEGTRGLKRSEAPDQISTFGPTPAKKPKSLPPPRDNTSETKKGPAKSKKRALASEPPASSGRGQSKKSGPAGASPIQKRKKTDSLPGLSSTAGSLPNRTEGRTAKPTKLASKSAASAKAGCSNVTDSSSSASTSSSSSTTGTNSAATQGARVKQGKDQTKARRSRSASSPSPRRSTRDKEQAKSASSSKFEWAARFNPKVNLPKPKLSLPGSSKTETSKPGPSGLQAKLASLRKPKKRSESPPAELPSSRRSTRLKTTGSCASTSRRGSGLGKRGAADARRQEKMADSDNNQDGANSSAARTDEASQGASASSSVAGAVGMTTSGESESDDSEMGRLQALLEARGLPPHLFGPLGPRMSQLFHRTIGSGASSKAQQLLQGLQATGDESQQLQAAIEMCQLLVMGNEETLGGFPVKSVVPALITLLQMEHNFDIMNHASRALTYMMEALPRSSAVVVDAIPVFLEKLQVIQFIDVAEQALTALEMLSRRHSKAILQAGGLADCLLYLEFFSINAQRNALAIAANCCQSITPDEFHFVADSLPLLTQRLTHQDKKSVESTCLCFARLVDNFQHEENLLQEVASRDLLTNIQQLLVVTPPVLSSGMFIMVVRMFSLMCSNCPCLAVQLMKQNIAETLRFLLCGASNGSCQEQIELVPRSPQELYELTSLICELMPCLPREGIFAVDVMLKKGSAQTTEGAIWQWRDDRGLWHPYNRIDSRIIETAHQNGEDEISLSTLGRVYTIDFNSMQQINEDTGTARGIQRKPNPLANPNTGSHQEVRREDARAQLMKEDPELAKCFIKTLFGVLYEVYSSSAGPAVRHKCLRAILRIIYFADAELLKDVLRNHAVSSHIASMLSSQDLKIVVGSLQMAEILMQKLPDVFSVYFRREGVMHQVKNLAESESFLVTSPPKACPSGTASLCTTTISTASTTSANNATPDLGSPSFQHSMDDSLDLSPQGRLSDVLKRKRLPKRGPRRPKYSPPRDDDKVDNQAKSPTSTQSPKSSFLASLNPKTWGKLGAQTNNANSEPSRTAGVSGLARAPPKDSISNNRDKIKAWIKEQATKFVERYFNSENVDGSNPALNVLQRLCTATEQLSLQVDGGMECLLEISSIVSESDVSSFEIQHSGLVKQLLVYLTSSTDRDLLSRDVRLKRFLHVFAGCPVPGMEPVGRLDPTENGPYLALVHKMNSCLSQMEQFPVKVHDFPSGNGNGSRGSQALKFFNTHQLKCQLQRHPDCTNVKQWKGGPVKIDPLALVQAIERYLVVRGYGRIREEDEDSDDDGSDDEIDESLAAQFLNSGSVRHRLQFYIGDHLLPYNMTVYQAVRQYSLQAEEERESTDDEANPLGRAGIWTKTHTIWYKPVREDEDGSKDAVGGKRGRAQTAPTKTSPRNAKKQDELWHDGVCPSVINPLETYLTSEPPETITFDDPSLEVNLLLRVLHSISRYWFYLYDNAVCKEIIPTSEFINSKLTAKANRQLQDPLVIMTGNIPTWLIELGKTCPFFFPFDTRQMLFYVTAFDRDRAMQRLLDTNPEINQSDSQDSRVAPRLDRKKRTINRDELLKQAESVMQDLGSSRAMLEIQYENEVGTGLGPTLEFYALVSQELQRADLGLWRGEEVTLANPKGSQEGTKYMFSSRGLFAVPFGRTTKPAHIAKIKMKFRFLGKLMAKAIMDFRLLDLPLGLPFYKWMLRHEMSISSHDLVNIDPSVAKSIQHLEDIIRQKKRLEQDRSQTRETLQQALESLNMNGCSVEDLGLDFTLPGFPNIELKKGGKDVPVTIYNLEEYLRLVVYWTLNEGVSRQFESFREGFESVFPLHHLQYFYPEELDQLLCGSKSETWDVKTLMECCRPDHGYTHDSRAVRFLFEVLSSFDAEQQRLFLQFVTGSPRLPVGGFRSLNPPLTIVRKTFESTENPDDFLPSVMTCVNYLKLPDYSSIEIMREKLLIAAREGQQSFHLS; this is encoded by the exons TCCAAAGCCACAGCCAGCACAGCCACTGGCCAGTCCAGAGGGCACAGCTCAAGAAG AAGTGGTCTTACTCTGTCCGTGGCTTCATTTGTGTTGCAAGACGACCCAGAGGCTGCAGGGACATCCGAACAAGAGCGACCAGGCCACCAGTCAAAGAGCGAAGGCACCCGAGGGCTAAAGCGAAGCGAAGCTCCTGACCAAATTAGTACCTTTGGACCGACCCCTGCCAAGAAGCCCAAATCCCTTCCTCCACCCCGTGACAATACCTCAGAGACCAAGAAAGGCCCAGCTAAGTCCAAGAAGAGAGCACTTGCCTCAGAACCACCTGCATCGTCAGGTCGAGGTCAGAGCAAGAAGAGCGGGCCCGCTGGGGCCTCACCAATCCAGAAACGGAAGAAAACAGACTCTCTCCCCGGTCTAAGTAGCACCGCTGGGTCCCTCCCCAATCGTACCGAGGGCAGAACTGCAAAACCCACCAAGCTGGCGTCTAAATCGGCCGCCTCAGCCAAAGCTGGGTGTAGCAACGTGacagactcctcctcctctgcctccacctcttcctcttcctccaccacagGCACCAACAGCGCCGCCACACAGGGTGCCCGAGTCAAACAGGGAAAAGATCAGACCAAGGCACGTCGCTCTCGCTCAGCCTCAAGCCCCTCCCCACGCCGTAGTACCCGTGACAAGGAGCAGGCCAAATCTGCCAGCTCTTCAAAATTTGAGTGGGCAGCACGCTTCAACCCCAAAGTCAACCTGCCAAAACCCAAACTGTCCTTGCCCGGATCCTCCAAAACTGAGACCTCCAAACCTGGGCCATCAGGATTACAAGCTAAATTAGCAA GTTTGAGGAAACCTAAGAAGCGCAGCGAGTCTCCTCCAGCAGAGCTCCCCAGCTCCCGGCGGAGCACACGCCTGAAGACCACGGGCTCCTGTGCCAGCACCAG TCGGCGGGGCTCAGGCCTAGGAAAGCGCGGGGCAGCCGACGCTCGCCGACAGGAGAAAATGGCCGACTCCGACAACAACCAGGATGGGGCCAACTCGTCAGCCGCTCGCACTGATGAGGCATCACAAGGCGCTTCAG cttCAAGCTCAGTTGCTGGAGCAGTTGGCATGACCACCTCTGGAGAGAGTGAGTCTGATGACTCTGAAATGGGAAGGCTTCAAG CCTTACTGGAGGCCAGAGGCCTCCCCCCACATCTTTTCGGGCCCCTGGGACCCCGCATGTCGCAGCTGTTTCACAGGACCATAGGCAGTGGAGCAA GCTCCAAGGCTCAGCAGCTACTGCAGGGTCTGCAGGCCACAGGTGATGAGTCTCAGCAGCTCCAAGCTGCTATTGAGATGTGCCAGCTGCTGGTGATGGGTAATGAGGAGACACTTGGTGGATTCCCTGTGAAGAGTGTGGTGCCCGCTTTG ATTACACTGTTACAAATGGAGCATAACTTTGATATT ATGAATCATGCCTCTCGTGCACTCACATATATGATGGAGGCGCTGCCTCGATCCTCTGCTGTGGTGGTCGATGCTATTCCTGTCTTCCTGGAGAAG CTTCAGGTGATCCAGTTCATTGACGTAGCAGAGCAGGCCCTGACTGCCTTGGAGATGTTGTCAAGGCGACACAGCAAAGCCATTTTGCAGGCT GGTGGGCTCGCTGACTGCCTCCTCTACCTAGAGTTCTTTAGCATCAATGCTCAGAGGAATGCCTTGGCCATTGCAGCCAACTGCTGCCAGAGCATTACTCCAGATGAGTTCCACTTTGTTGCTGATTCTCTGCCACTGTTgactcagagactcacacaCCAG GATAAAAAATCCGTCGAAAGCACTTGTCTCTGTTTCGCCAGACTGGTGGACAACTTCCAACATGAAGAG AACCTGCTGCAAGAGGTGGCATCACGGGACCTGTTGACCAacattcagcagctgctggtaGTGACCCCTCCTGTGCTCAGCTCGGGGATGTTCATCATGGTTGTGCGCATGTTTTCCCTAATGTGCTCTAACTGCCCCTGTCTGGCAGTCCAGCTTATGAAACAGA ACATAGCAGAAACACTGCGCTTCCTCTTGTGTGGTGCATCAAATGGCAGCTGCCAGGAACAGATTGAACTGGTACCCCGGAGCCCCCAGGAGCTCTATGAACTGACCTCCCTCATATG TGAGCTGATGCCTTGCCTGCCTAGAGAGGGCATCTTTGCAGTTGATGTAATGCTCAAGAAGGGTAGTGCCCAGACGACCGAAGGCGCGATCTGGCAATGGAGGGATGACCGAGGACTATGGCATCCTTACAACCGCATTGACAGCCGCATCATTGAG ACAGCACACCAGAATGGAGAGGATGAGATCAGCTTGTCAACTCTGGGCCGTGTGTATACAATTGACTTCAACTCTATGCAGCAGATAAACGAAGACACAGGAACAGCACGCGGTATCCAGAGGAAACCAAATCCTCTTGCCAACCCCAATACAG GGAGTCACCAAGAGGTTCGTCGAGAAGACGCACGAGCCCAGTTGATGAAGGAGGACCCTGAACTGGCAAAGTGCTTTATCAAAACTCTGTTTGGGGTCTTATATGAGGTGTACAGCTCATCGGCTGGCCCTGCTGTCAGACACAAGTGCCTTAGAGCCATCCTCAGGATCATCTACTTTGCTGATGCAGAGCTGCTGAAGGATGTGCTGAGGAACCATGCTGTGTCCAG TCACATTGCCTCCATGCTGTCTAGCCAGGACCTGAAGATTGTAGTGGGTTCTCTGCAGATGGCTGAGATCCTCATGCAGAAGCTGCCTGATGTCTTCAGTGTCTATTTCAGAAGAGAAG GTGTAATGCACCAGGTAAAGAACCTGGCAGAGTCTGAGAGCTTTCTAGTTACTAGTCCCCCTAAGGCTTGTCCTAGTGGTACTGCCAGTCTGTGCACTACCACCATCAGCACCGCATCCACCACGTCTGCTAATAATGCAACTCCAGACCTGGGCTCGCCCAGCTTCCAGCACAGCATGGATGACTCGCTTGACCTCAGCCCACAGGG GCGGTTAAGTGATGTCCTAAAGAGGAAACGACTACCTAAAAGAGGGCCTAGAAGGCCCAAATACTCTCCCCCAAGAGATGATGATAAAGTAGACAATCAGG CCAAGAGCCCTACCAGTACTCAGTCACCCAAATCGTCATTCTTGGCCAGTCTCAATCCCAAGACCTGGGGCAAGCTGGGTGCCCAGACCAACAATGCCAACTCAGAGCCCTCACGCACAGCGGGGGTGAGTGGCCTGGCAAGGGCACCTCCCAAGGACTCAATTTCAAATAACAG agacAAAATAAAGGCCTGGATCAAAGAACAGGCGACTAAGTTTGTGGAGCGCTACTTCAACTCTGAAAATGTGGATGGCAGCAACCCTGCACTGAATGTACTCCAGAGACTTTGCACAGCCACCGAGCAGCTCAGCCTGCAG GTGGATGGTGGTATGGAGTGCCTGCTAGAGATCTCCAGTATTGTATCAGAATCGGATGTGTCGTCTTTTGAGATCCAGCACAGTGGGCTGGTGAAGCAGCTCTTGGTCTACCTGACCTCCAGCACCGACAGGGACTTGCTGAGTCGTGACGTGCGGCTCAAGAGGTTCCTCCATGTGTTCGCTGGCTGTCCG GTTCCAGGAATGGAGCCTGTAGGTCGTCTAGACCCAACAGAGAATGGGCCTTACCTGGCACTGGTGCACAAGATGAACAGCTGTCTGAGCCAAATGGAGCAGTTCCCTGTCAAAGTGCACGACTTCCCCAGTGGCAACGGCAATGGCAGCAG GGGCTCTCAGGCACTGAAGTTCTTCAACACGCATCAGCTCAAGtgtcagctgcagagacaccCCGATTGCACTAATGTTAAACAGTGGAAAGGCGGCCCTGTGAAGATCGACCCCTTGGCACTGGTGCAAGCCATTGAAAGATATCTTGTTGTCAGAG GGTACGGCCGAATCAGAGAAGAAGACGAAGACAGTGATGACGACGGTTCAGATGATGAAATAGACGAATCACTG GCGGCGCAGTTCCTGAATTCTGGCAGTGTGCGTCACAGACTACAGTTTTACATTGGTGACCACCTGCTACCATACAACATGACAGTATACCAAGCTGTACGACAGTACAGTCTTcaggcagaagaagaaagggagtCGACAGACGATGAGGCAAACCCACTTGGGAGAGCTGGCATCTGGACCAAAACGCACACAATATG GTATAAGCCTGTGAGAGAGGACGAGGACGGCAGCAAAGATGCTGTGGGTGGAAAGAGGGGCCGAGCCCAGACTGCTCCCACCAAAACCTCACCTCGCAACGCCAAGAAGCAGGATGAGCTGTGGCATG atggtgtgtgtcccaGCGTCATTAATCCCTTAGAGACATACCTCACTTCGGAGCCACCAGAGACCATAACCTTTGATGACCCCTCTTTAGAGGTCAACCTGCTGCTGAGGGTCCTGCACTCCATCAGTAGATACTGGTTCTACTTGTATGAT AATGCTGTGTGTAAGGAAATCATCCCTACCAGTGAGTTCATTAACAGTAAGCTGACAGCCAAAGCCAACCGTCAGCTACAAGACCCGCTGGTCATCATGACGGGGAACATCCCTACTTGGCTCATCGAGCTCGGAAAGACTTG tcctTTCTTCTTCCCCTTCGACACCCGGCAGATGTTATTCTATGTAACTGCCTTTGATCGTGACAGAGCCATGCAACGCCTACTGGACACAAACCCTGAGATCAACCAGTCAGATTCTCAGGACAGCAGAGTTGCACCACGTCTTGACAGGAAAAAG AGGACGATAAACCGTGATGAGCTGCTCAAACAGGCAGAGTCTGTGATGCAGGACCTTGGCAGCTCCAGGGCAATGTTGGAGATTCAGTATGAGAACGAG GTCGGCACAGGTCTTGGCCCGACTCTGGAGTTCTACGCTCTTGTGTCTCAAGAGCTCCAGCGGGCCGACCTCGGTCTGTGGAGGGGCGAAGAGGTCACTCTGGCCAATCCTAAAG GAAGCCAAGAAGGAACAAAGTACATGTTCAGCTCCAGAGGACTGTTTGCCGTTCCCTTTGGCAGAACAACCAAACCAGCACACATAGCCAAAATCAAAATGAAGTTCCGTTTCTTAGGAAAGCTAATGGCCAAAGCCATTATGGACTTCAGACTG CTGGACCTGCCCCTGGGGCTGCCATTTTACAAGTGGATGCTGCGGCATGAGATGTCTATAAGCTCCCATGACCTTGTGAACATTGACCCCAGTGTGGCCAAGTCCATCCAGCACCTGGAAGATATTATCCGCCAGAAGAAGAGACTGGAACAGGACCGATCACAG acaAGGGAGACACTGCAGCAGGCACTGGAGAGCCTGAACATGAACGGCTGCTCAGTGGAGGACCTGGGTTTGGACTTCACCCTCCCAGGATTCCCGAACATTGAGCTGAAAAAGGGCGGCAAAGATGTCCCAGTTACAATCTACAACCTGGAGGAGTACCTCAGG TTGGTGGTGTACTGGACTCTAAATGAAGGAGTGTCCAGACAATTTGAGTCATTTAGGGAAGGGTTTGAGTCAGTCTTCCCCTTGCATCACCTGCAGTATTTCTATCCAGAGGAG CTTGACCAGTTGCTGTGTGGCAGTAAATCAGAGACGTGGGATGTCAAGACGCTGATGGAGTGCTGTCGACCGGACCACGGCTACACACATGACAG ccGTGCAGTTCGGTTCCTGTTTGAGGTGTTGAGCAGCTTCGATGCCGAGCAGCAGAGACTCTTCCTGCAGTTCGTCACAGGAAGCCCCAGACTGCCTGTCGGAG GTTTCCGGAGCCTGAATCCCCCTCTGACGATTGTGAGGAAGACGTTCGAGTCAACAGAGAACCCGGATGACTTCCTCCCCTCAGTCATGACCTGCGTCAACTACCTGAAGCTGCCTGACTACTCCAGCATAGAGATCATGCGAGAGAAACTGTTGATTGCGGCTCGCGAGGGCCAGCAGTCTTTCCACCTTTCCTGA